From Gimesia panareensis, the proteins below share one genomic window:
- a CDS encoding sulfite exporter TauE/SafE family protein: MDWWQNLLLAGVGLIAGILNVLAGGGSLIVMPTMVFLGIPGAVTNGTARVAILGQNLTAIAGFRQKGFSDFKLSFSLALCALPGTFLGAFLGTKLTGVWFNRILAAVMLSVLVTMILGQRKKKKPQPESSTEPETASGPEAAVPTVSAESTEPQAEPGHSLAGHLLMVLAGFYGGFIQAGIGFILIAIMNNLMKIDLVRTNMHKVFIVAIYTIAAIGIFAWQGKIDWVTGLILTVGMSVGGWIGSHLAVSKGESFIRMVLYVAIVGMSIKLLLM, from the coding sequence TTGGACTGGTGGCAGAATCTATTACTGGCAGGAGTCGGCCTGATTGCCGGCATCCTGAATGTGCTGGCGGGCGGTGGTTCGCTGATTGTCATGCCGACAATGGTCTTCCTGGGGATCCCGGGGGCGGTTACCAATGGGACCGCCCGAGTCGCGATTTTAGGGCAGAACCTGACCGCGATCGCCGGTTTTCGGCAGAAAGGATTTTCCGATTTTAAACTCAGTTTTTCACTGGCGCTGTGCGCTCTGCCCGGTACTTTTCTGGGTGCGTTTCTGGGGACGAAGCTGACCGGAGTCTGGTTCAACCGGATACTGGCCGCGGTGATGCTGAGTGTGCTGGTGACGATGATTCTGGGCCAGCGCAAAAAGAAAAAACCGCAGCCAGAAAGTTCAACAGAGCCGGAAACTGCATCAGGTCCGGAAGCAGCAGTTCCCACGGTGTCTGCTGAGTCAACCGAACCACAAGCAGAACCAGGCCATTCGCTGGCAGGTCATCTGCTGATGGTCCTGGCGGGTTTTTACGGGGGCTTCATTCAGGCGGGCATCGGATTTATCCTGATCGCCATTATGAATAACCTGATGAAGATCGATCTGGTCCGTACAAACATGCACAAGGTGTTCATCGTGGCGATTTACACGATTGCCGCCATCGGAATCTTTGCCTGGCAGGGTAAAATAGACTGGGTGACCGGGTTGATCCTGACCGTCGGCATGTCGGTCGGAGGCTGGATCGGTTCCCATCTGGCCGTGAGCAAGGGGGAATCATTCATCCGGATGGTGTTGTATGTGGCTATAGTTGGTATGTCGATCAAGTTACTATTGATGTAA
- a CDS encoding DMT family transporter, translated as MNKITKASSANPPEPAATDQIENQAPDGMSPVLKGTLFGLLSALAYTAANISLREAAVDNNADWAIWISALKSVPATIVGWVLVTYRGSKGLPALPPRRLVIPLILTGLLMQFGGNVMFQWSLSLGGLAFTVPLCFATLLATGAILGRLFLQEAITPRMFVSMVILTGAIVVLSLGAHQAEESVFEHMTQHSRSMVTVALTVFVACVAGCAYGAGGVMIRGTVRGEMSISASLVLISTTGLVCLTAVAFYRLGFEILWKTTPWQYLVMLVGGIMNAIAFFAIGGSMKYLTVTRVNLLNASQTAMAAFAGVFFFNEELTVWLLSGTALTIGGLFLMEKKRPAVPNNSLTQATQADSMQQEVSSHE; from the coding sequence GTGAACAAGATTACTAAAGCGTCTTCTGCGAACCCTCCTGAGCCAGCTGCGACAGATCAGATTGAAAATCAGGCCCCCGACGGCATGTCTCCCGTACTGAAAGGCACGCTGTTCGGGCTTCTCTCTGCCCTGGCTTATACCGCAGCGAATATCTCTCTGCGTGAAGCAGCCGTCGATAACAATGCTGACTGGGCGATCTGGATCTCCGCGCTGAAATCCGTACCCGCCACCATCGTGGGCTGGGTGCTCGTCACCTATCGCGGTTCCAAAGGACTGCCGGCTCTGCCTCCCCGCCGACTCGTCATCCCCCTGATTCTGACCGGGCTGCTGATGCAGTTTGGCGGAAATGTGATGTTTCAATGGTCGCTGAGCCTGGGCGGGCTGGCCTTTACCGTCCCCCTCTGCTTTGCGACACTGCTCGCGACAGGCGCCATTCTGGGCCGCCTGTTTCTGCAAGAGGCGATCACGCCCCGTATGTTTGTTTCCATGGTCATCCTGACTGGTGCGATCGTCGTGCTCAGCCTGGGCGCGCACCAGGCGGAAGAATCAGTGTTTGAGCACATGACTCAACATTCCCGCTCGATGGTGACGGTGGCACTGACGGTCTTTGTGGCTTGTGTCGCCGGCTGTGCTTATGGCGCAGGTGGGGTCATGATTCGCGGGACGGTACGAGGCGAGATGTCCATCTCTGCGTCGCTGGTTCTGATCAGCACGACGGGGCTGGTCTGCCTGACAGCGGTCGCTTTTTATCGACTCGGCTTTGAAATCCTGTGGAAGACAACACCCTGGCAATACCTGGTGATGCTGGTGGGGGGCATCATGAATGCGATCGCCTTCTTCGCCATCGGTGGGTCTATGAAATACCTGACCGTCACCAGGGTGAACCTGCTCAACGCCTCCCAGACCGCGATGGCTGCCTTTGCCGGCGTGTTCTTTTTCAATGAAGAATTGACGGTCTGGCTGCTGAGCGGAACCGCACTCACCATTGGCGGGCTGTTCCTGATGGAGAAAAAACGCCCCGCGGTCCCCAACAATTCACTCACGCAGGCGACACAAGCCGACTCAATGCAACAGGAGGTCAGCTCTCATGAATAA
- a CDS encoding DNA gyrase inhibitor YacG: MIQPQTCPICRKVVTVKAGDDQSAFPFCSKKCRDVDFFRWSEGRYAIVEELDPRLIELQRLEQEGEQDY; the protein is encoded by the coding sequence ATGATCCAACCTCAAACATGCCCCATTTGTCGCAAGGTCGTCACCGTCAAAGCGGGTGACGACCAGTCTGCTTTTCCCTTCTGCAGCAAGAAGTGCCGCGATGTCGATTTCTTCCGCTGGTCAGAAGGCCGCTATGCCATCGTGGAAGAACTGGATCCGCGGCTGATCGAATTGCAGCGTCTGGAGCAAGAGGGTGAACAAGATTACTAA
- a CDS encoding DUF1614 domain-containing protein produces the protein MSSPQPNPYANPQAAGCMLFSLMIFLGCILPLMFVNLAETALRNLHLSPQAAVLVLFGMIFGSLINFPIARFPLDKEVNVPYFEPLAGMQIMPQMQKLRQEAIVAINLGGCVIPVLLAIWLSRFIFAGGQTPTLVMLGGMALNTLICNRVSRLVPGMGIVIPFFIPPLVAVCATILGFGILGPMAGEVGRDFQALHAPVAFIIGISGPLIGADLMHWNDFKKLEAPTISIGGAGTWDGIVLSGLIAALVI, from the coding sequence GTGTCGAGCCCGCAACCAAACCCCTACGCCAATCCCCAGGCCGCCGGCTGCATGCTGTTCAGCCTGATGATTTTTCTGGGTTGTATCCTGCCTTTGATGTTCGTCAACCTGGCAGAAACCGCCTTGCGGAACCTGCATCTGAGCCCCCAGGCCGCAGTGCTGGTCCTGTTCGGGATGATCTTCGGTTCGCTGATCAATTTTCCCATCGCCCGCTTCCCGCTGGATAAAGAGGTGAACGTCCCCTATTTTGAACCCCTGGCGGGAATGCAGATCATGCCGCAGATGCAGAAGCTGCGCCAGGAAGCCATTGTGGCCATCAACCTGGGGGGCTGTGTGATACCGGTGCTGCTGGCGATCTGGCTCTCGCGGTTTATTTTTGCCGGGGGACAGACGCCGACACTGGTCATGCTGGGGGGCATGGCATTGAACACCCTGATCTGTAATCGCGTCTCCCGGCTGGTTCCGGGAATGGGAATCGTGATTCCTTTCTTTATCCCTCCGCTGGTGGCGGTCTGTGCGACGATCCTGGGTTTTGGCATCCTGGGTCCGATGGCGGGTGAGGTAGGCCGTGATTTCCAGGCGCTGCACGCACCAGTCGCCTTCATCATTGGAATTTCCGGCCCCCTGATTGGAGCCGACCTGATGCACTGGAACGACTTCAAAAAACTGGAAGCCCCCACGATCAGCATCGGTGGTGCAGGAACCTGGGACGGGATTGTGCTTTCCGGCCTGATTGCCGCCCTGGTTATTTAG
- a CDS encoding Gfo/Idh/MocA family oxidoreductase encodes MNTENNQIPASTTRRDFLKTGSAAVAASTLSGSVFAGTSPTAALQSSVFAAGSDEIRVGLVGCGGRGTGAAAQALSADKNAKLVAMGDTFYDHLDKSYKNLKKNQVAEQVQVDADHKFIGFDAYQKVIDCVDVVLLTTPPHFRPMQLRAAIEAGKHVFAEKPVAVDAPGVRSVMETCKLAKEKNLSIVSGLCWRYHEGMRKTFDQIHEGAVGDVMAIQCSYNTRGLWMFKREPEWSDMEWQMRNWLYFTWLSGDFNTEQHVHSLDKMAWTMNDQTPIACSGTGGRQTRTGKEYGHIYDHFAIVYEYPNGVKGFSRCRQQDGCAVDVSDHVFGTKGRVDVFKHRIYDPQGKKTWDFRGKSKNMYQVEHDEFFESIRSGNPINNGDYMTKSTMLAIMGRMAAYTGKSITWDEAMNSKEDLTPASYEWGPLPVPPVAMPGITAFK; translated from the coding sequence ATGAATACTGAAAACAATCAGATTCCCGCGTCTACGACGCGTCGTGACTTTCTCAAAACCGGATCGGCAGCGGTCGCTGCTTCGACCCTTTCAGGCAGTGTATTTGCGGGAACTTCTCCGACAGCCGCCCTGCAATCCAGCGTCTTTGCCGCCGGCAGTGATGAGATCCGCGTCGGTCTGGTCGGCTGTGGAGGCCGTGGGACCGGTGCCGCAGCCCAGGCACTGTCTGCCGATAAGAATGCCAAACTGGTCGCGATGGGTGATACCTTCTACGATCATCTGGACAAGAGCTATAAGAACCTGAAAAAGAACCAGGTCGCCGAGCAGGTTCAGGTCGACGCCGACCATAAATTCATTGGCTTCGATGCCTACCAGAAGGTCATCGACTGTGTGGATGTCGTTCTGCTGACCACCCCGCCTCACTTCCGCCCCATGCAGCTGCGGGCTGCGATTGAAGCAGGCAAACATGTCTTCGCCGAAAAGCCGGTCGCCGTCGATGCTCCGGGCGTACGTTCTGTCATGGAAACCTGCAAGCTGGCGAAAGAGAAAAACCTGTCGATCGTTTCCGGTCTCTGCTGGCGTTACCACGAAGGGATGCGCAAGACCTTCGATCAGATTCATGAAGGCGCTGTGGGCGATGTCATGGCCATCCAGTGCAGTTACAACACCCGCGGTCTCTGGATGTTCAAACGGGAACCGGAGTGGAGCGACATGGAATGGCAGATGCGCAACTGGCTCTACTTCACCTGGTTGTCCGGCGATTTCAATACCGAACAGCATGTCCACAGCCTGGATAAAATGGCCTGGACCATGAACGACCAGACTCCGATTGCCTGCAGTGGTACCGGCGGACGCCAGACACGAACCGGCAAAGAGTACGGTCATATCTATGACCACTTTGCGATTGTCTACGAATATCCGAACGGCGTGAAAGGCTTCAGCCGCTGCCGGCAGCAGGATGGTTGTGCCGTCGATGTCTCGGATCATGTCTTCGGCACCAAGGGCCGCGTCGATGTCTTCAAGCATCGGATCTATGATCCCCAGGGCAAAAAGACCTGGGATTTCCGTGGTAAGAGCAAGAACATGTATCAGGTCGAGCATGATGAATTCTTCGAAAGCATCCGCTCGGGGAATCCGATCAACAATGGTGACTATATGACCAAGAGCACCATGCTGGCAATCATGGGTCGCATGGCTGCTTATACGGGTAAGAGCATTACCTGGGATGAAGCCATGAACTCGAAAGAAGATCTGACTCCTGCGAGCTACGAATGGGGCCCCCTGCCGGTGCCGCCAGTCGCAATGCCGGGGATTACCGCTTTTAAGTAA
- a CDS encoding FmdB family zinc ribbon protein, producing MPTYDYECSQCHHQWEVFQSITAKPLRKCPECGKLKAKRIIGAGGGIIFKGSGFYETDYRSSSYKKAAEADSKAQAASSESKSAKSDSGSSTKSASSDS from the coding sequence ATGCCAACGTATGATTATGAATGCTCCCAGTGCCATCATCAGTGGGAAGTGTTTCAGTCCATCACTGCCAAGCCGCTTCGCAAATGCCCTGAGTGCGGCAAACTAAAAGCCAAACGCATTATCGGTGCCGGCGGCGGGATCATCTTTAAGGGAAGCGGTTTTTACGAAACTGATTACCGCAGCAGTTCTTACAAAAAAGCAGCCGAAGCCGATTCCAAAGCACAGGCCGCCAGCTCCGAATCCAAAAGCGCCAAAAGTGACTCTGGTTCCTCGACCAAGAGTGCCTCCTCGGATTCCTGA
- a CDS encoding EF-hand domain-containing protein, protein MCLTRLLSVGTTLLAISATTLLSAQPPEGGDRPQRGDRPEGRDRGPRDGAPGERGPRDRGPGRGGPGGRGNFMMMLPIFVVLDVNKDGELSKEEINNATAALQKLDKDKDGKLSQDELRPDFGGFGRRDGDRRGPGGFGPGGFGNRGEGNRGGGDFVERMMANDKNKDGKLTKDELPERMQRMFDNIDTNKDKELDKAELTKTAEQFNARFRSRGGDRGDRGRRNSDGDRPKRPESDN, encoded by the coding sequence ATGTGTTTGACTCGTCTACTTTCCGTTGGCACCACACTGCTCGCAATCAGTGCCACAACCCTGCTTTCAGCTCAACCTCCTGAAGGAGGCGATCGTCCCCAGCGCGGTGACCGGCCGGAAGGACGTGACCGTGGACCACGCGATGGTGCTCCTGGTGAGCGTGGGCCTCGTGATCGTGGTCCCGGACGAGGAGGTCCAGGGGGGCGCGGTAATTTCATGATGATGCTCCCGATCTTTGTCGTTCTCGACGTAAACAAGGATGGTGAGCTTTCCAAAGAAGAAATCAACAATGCCACCGCCGCACTCCAGAAACTGGATAAAGACAAAGATGGAAAACTGTCACAGGACGAACTGCGTCCCGATTTCGGTGGCTTCGGCCGTCGTGACGGTGATCGTCGTGGCCCCGGCGGATTTGGCCCTGGCGGTTTCGGTAACCGCGGTGAGGGTAACCGTGGTGGCGGAGACTTTGTCGAACGGATGATGGCCAATGACAAAAACAAAGACGGCAAACTCACCAAAGATGAACTTCCCGAACGGATGCAGAGAATGTTCGATAACATCGACACCAACAAGGACAAGGAACTGGATAAAGCAGAACTGACCAAAACAGCAGAACAGTTCAACGCCCGCTTCCGTTCACGTGGTGGAGATCGAGGTGACCGGGGACGTCGCAACTCAGACGGCGATCGCCCCAAACGCCCTGAATCTGATAACTAA
- the aroC gene encoding chorismate synthase, giving the protein MAGNSFGQAFRITTAGESHGPGNVVIIDGVPPGIPISVEDLLVDLNRRKPGQSKIVTQRKEADHPEILSGVFEGVTTGTSLAILIRNEDQRSKDYSDIKDKYRPGHADYTYDAKYGFRDYRGGGRSSARETNVRVAAGVVAKKILQTAFGGSIIGYVTQVGHLKAEIADPTSITVEQVEKFADGSLNPVRCPDHELAQEMISFIDQIRKAGDSIGGVAEVVALNVPPGLGEPVFDKLKADIAKALFSIPAVLGVEYGSGFGCATMRGSENNDHFVAEKTDGAPVISTDGNRHGGSLGGISTGQPLVFRAAVKPTSSLLIEQPTVTREGEATTIRTKGRHDPCLLPRFVPIAEAMLAITLADHWLRWRAQCETVPDRSYDI; this is encoded by the coding sequence ATGGCAGGAAACTCTTTTGGACAGGCCTTTCGGATCACTACAGCTGGCGAGAGCCACGGTCCGGGCAATGTAGTCATTATCGACGGTGTTCCCCCGGGAATTCCGATCAGCGTGGAAGATCTGCTCGTTGATCTCAACCGTCGTAAACCGGGACAGAGCAAGATCGTCACCCAGCGGAAAGAAGCCGACCATCCGGAGATTCTGTCCGGCGTCTTTGAAGGGGTGACCACCGGAACCAGCCTGGCGATCCTGATCCGCAATGAGGATCAGCGCAGCAAAGACTACAGCGACATCAAAGACAAGTACCGTCCGGGGCATGCTGACTACACCTACGATGCGAAATACGGGTTCCGCGATTATCGTGGCGGTGGACGCTCCAGTGCCCGCGAGACCAACGTCCGCGTCGCTGCCGGTGTGGTCGCCAAGAAAATCCTGCAGACAGCCTTCGGCGGCAGCATCATCGGTTATGTGACCCAGGTGGGACATCTCAAAGCCGAGATTGCCGATCCGACTTCGATTACTGTCGAGCAGGTCGAGAAGTTTGCCGACGGCTCACTGAATCCGGTCCGCTGTCCTGATCACGAACTGGCACAGGAGATGATTTCCTTCATCGATCAGATCCGCAAAGCCGGTGATTCGATCGGTGGTGTTGCGGAAGTCGTGGCCCTCAATGTTCCCCCGGGACTGGGCGAGCCCGTGTTCGACAAACTGAAAGCAGACATCGCCAAAGCGTTATTCAGCATCCCCGCGGTCCTGGGAGTCGAATACGGTTCCGGTTTCGGCTGTGCCACCATGCGGGGCAGTGAGAATAATGATCACTTCGTCGCGGAAAAGACTGACGGGGCACCGGTTATCAGTACCGACGGCAATCGCCATGGCGGCAGCCTGGGAGGTATCTCGACCGGACAACCCCTGGTCTTTCGAGCGGCTGTCAAACCGACCAGCAGCCTGCTGATTGAACAACCAACCGTCACGCGGGAAGGCGAAGCAACGACCATCCGAACCAAAGGCCGGCACGATCCCTGTCTGCTGCCCCGGTTCGTCCCGATTGCCGAAGCGATGCTGGCCATCACGCTGGCGGACCATTGGTTACGCTGGCGGGCACAGTGTGAGACGGTTCCGGATCGATCCTACGATATTTAA
- a CDS encoding TlpA family protein disulfide reductase, whose product MMNLRQTPVFFFQKMPFWSAVFCATLLISVSSCQSKAETEPAPTTSDPRQVTKSAARVPLEIGDWNRVEALVQEHQGQIVVVDLWSNSCQPCMQEFPEFVSLQKRFPEAVVCISFNCDYFGGRRHPPESFRPQVEQFLTKHQAHFPNILNNVASDEFFPSIDLASIPATYVFDQEGKVAKRFDNDHREYGRGGYTYQKDVIPFLESLLKQQPTK is encoded by the coding sequence ATGATGAATTTACGGCAAACCCCCGTTTTCTTTTTTCAGAAAATGCCGTTCTGGTCTGCCGTTTTCTGCGCGACACTTCTGATTTCTGTCTCGTCCTGCCAGTCAAAAGCAGAAACGGAGCCCGCGCCGACCACATCCGATCCACGGCAGGTAACAAAGTCGGCAGCCAGAGTACCACTGGAAATCGGAGACTGGAATCGCGTGGAAGCACTGGTCCAGGAACACCAGGGCCAGATTGTGGTCGTCGATCTCTGGTCCAATTCCTGTCAGCCCTGCATGCAGGAGTTTCCGGAATTCGTCTCCCTGCAGAAACGTTTCCCGGAAGCGGTGGTCTGTATTTCCTTCAACTGCGACTACTTCGGCGGCAGACGGCATCCACCGGAATCGTTCCGCCCGCAGGTGGAGCAGTTTCTGACGAAACATCAGGCTCACTTCCCCAATATTCTGAACAATGTGGCCTCGGACGAATTCTTTCCCTCAATTGATCTGGCTTCGATTCCGGCAACCTATGTGTTCGATCAGGAAGGAAAAGTCGCGAAACGGTTCGACAACGATCATCGTGAGTACGGCAGGGGAGGCTATACGTACCAGAAGGACGTGATTCCGTTTCTCGAATCGCTGCTGAAACAACAGCCGACTAAATAA
- the grpE gene encoding nucleotide exchange factor GrpE — translation MTDMEQPEDIQNQTEETEAAEGSPTVEEQLETALAERDENQNRFLRSQAELDNTRKRHQRELAELRQYAAAPFVQAMLPALDNLKRAVEAAENADNVSDLKQGVEMVAKQILDVFAQHNVKAIEAVGQPFDPNRHEALQQMPSEEYPPMTVIQELEQGFILNDRVVRPSKVIVSSGPAGN, via the coding sequence ATGACAGATATGGAACAACCGGAAGACATTCAGAATCAGACAGAAGAAACAGAAGCGGCCGAAGGATCTCCGACCGTTGAAGAACAGTTGGAGACAGCACTGGCGGAGCGCGATGAAAACCAGAATCGTTTTCTGCGTTCGCAGGCAGAGCTGGATAACACCCGCAAGCGTCATCAGCGGGAACTGGCCGAACTGCGTCAGTATGCTGCGGCTCCGTTTGTCCAGGCAATGCTGCCCGCGCTGGACAACCTGAAGCGTGCCGTGGAAGCGGCCGAAAATGCAGACAACGTGAGCGATCTGAAGCAGGGCGTTGAAATGGTCGCCAAGCAGATTCTGGACGTCTTCGCCCAGCACAACGTCAAAGCCATTGAAGCGGTCGGGCAGCCCTTTGATCCCAACCGGCACGAAGCACTGCAACAGATGCCCTCAGAGGAATACCCGCCGATGACTGTCATCCAGGAACTGGAACAGGGCTTTATTCTGAACGACCGGGTGGTGCGTCCGAGTAAGGTCATCGTCTCCTCCGGTCCTGCTGGAAACTGA
- a CDS encoding outer membrane protein assembly factor BamB family protein, with the protein MQSRIAVFALLMLISSSVQADWMRFRGPNGSGVSDETQSTPAVWSSQKNLKWKVALPGPGSSSPIIVGDKVFVTCWSGYGTSRNAPPGDQKDLRRHLICLDRKTGKILWDRSVEPVLPEDVYTGMFAEHGFASHTPTSDGKHVYAYFGKSGAVAYDMEGNQLWQTIVGDELDPRRWGSSSSPILYKDLLIVTASAESEAMVALNKKTGKEVWRQESTGFNATWGTPILVPVDKERTDLVIGVPYEIWGLNPDNGKLRWYCEAMSTDTYCSSVIAGKDGVVYGIEGRGGGSIAVKADGKGDVSKSHVLWSGRDANRIETPVLYDGRIYFFSRGIVNCIDARTGERIFRGRLESDSGSTASEEPPRRGGFGGRGGGGFRGSDYSSPVVADGKIYFVSRSGETYVIKAGDKLEQLAVNRLTNDEEDFSASPAISDGDLFIRSSKHLYCVGK; encoded by the coding sequence ATGCAGTCCCGAATTGCTGTCTTCGCTTTGTTGATGTTGATTTCCTCAAGCGTTCAGGCAGACTGGATGCGATTTCGTGGACCAAACGGATCGGGAGTTTCTGACGAAACGCAGTCTACGCCTGCGGTATGGAGCAGTCAGAAAAACCTGAAATGGAAAGTGGCTCTACCAGGTCCCGGTTCCTCCAGCCCGATCATTGTGGGTGACAAAGTGTTTGTCACCTGCTGGTCGGGCTACGGGACGAGCCGCAATGCGCCTCCCGGCGATCAGAAAGACCTCCGGCGACATCTGATCTGCCTGGATCGTAAAACGGGAAAAATTCTCTGGGATCGCAGTGTGGAACCGGTGCTTCCGGAAGATGTCTACACCGGCATGTTTGCTGAACACGGATTCGCTTCGCATACGCCCACTTCCGATGGCAAACACGTTTATGCCTACTTTGGGAAGTCCGGCGCAGTCGCTTATGACATGGAGGGGAACCAGCTCTGGCAGACCATCGTGGGAGATGAACTCGATCCCCGCCGCTGGGGTTCGTCTTCCAGCCCGATTCTGTATAAGGACCTGCTGATCGTCACCGCTTCTGCCGAGAGCGAAGCGATGGTGGCTTTGAATAAGAAAACGGGTAAGGAAGTGTGGCGACAGGAATCCACGGGATTCAATGCCACCTGGGGGACTCCGATCCTGGTGCCTGTTGATAAAGAACGGACTGACCTGGTCATCGGTGTGCCTTATGAAATCTGGGGCCTGAACCCGGACAATGGAAAACTACGCTGGTACTGCGAAGCCATGTCGACCGACACCTACTGCTCGAGCGTGATCGCCGGCAAGGATGGTGTGGTGTACGGCATTGAAGGCCGGGGCGGCGGATCGATCGCCGTCAAGGCGGATGGCAAAGGGGACGTCTCTAAATCACACGTTCTCTGGTCAGGGCGGGATGCGAATCGCATTGAAACCCCGGTTCTCTATGACGGTCGGATCTATTTCTTCTCCCGCGGCATCGTCAACTGCATCGATGCCAGGACAGGCGAGCGGATCTTTCGCGGTAGACTGGAATCCGACAGCGGATCTACTGCCAGCGAAGAACCTCCCCGGCGAGGCGGATTTGGTGGACGGGGAGGCGGCGGTTTCCGTGGCAGTGACTATTCCTCACCCGTGGTTGCCGATGGCAAGATCTATTTCGTTTCCCGTTCGGGTGAAACGTATGTGATCAAAGCCGGCGACAAACTGGAACAACTGGCCGTCAACCGCCTGACCAATGACGAGGAAGATTTCAGTGCCTCGCCCGCAATCAGTGATGGCGACCTGTTTATCCGCTCGAGCAAGCACCTGTATTGTGTCGGTAAATAA
- a CDS encoding gamma carbonic anhydrase family protein: protein MNNPDSLPEWPLKAESIPAAPELPYPDVDCDWEALHSFPVIDPTAWVTPDAIVTGRVRLKAHSTVWHQCVLRGDLEYIEVGEETNVQDGSVLHTDHGYPCILGNRVTLGHSAIVHGSVVEDDAMIAIGATVLSRCVIGKGALIAAGALVREGIHVPPGTLWAGCPARQIKVLTPQQQERLQATWQHYVNLGAASLQRFGREHIDKLTQ, encoded by the coding sequence ATGAATAACCCCGACTCCTTGCCTGAATGGCCTCTCAAAGCAGAGTCTATCCCCGCAGCCCCGGAGCTGCCTTATCCTGACGTGGACTGTGACTGGGAAGCCCTGCATTCCTTTCCGGTGATCGATCCCACCGCCTGGGTCACGCCGGATGCAATCGTCACCGGCCGCGTACGCCTCAAAGCCCACAGCACAGTCTGGCATCAGTGTGTCTTGCGAGGCGACCTGGAATACATCGAAGTCGGCGAAGAGACGAACGTGCAGGACGGTTCGGTGCTGCACACCGATCACGGATATCCCTGCATCCTGGGAAACCGGGTGACGCTGGGACACTCAGCCATCGTGCACGGCTCCGTTGTCGAAGATGACGCCATGATCGCCATTGGAGCTACCGTCCTCAGCCGTTGTGTGATTGGCAAAGGAGCCTTGATCGCCGCCGGTGCCCTGGTGCGGGAAGGGATCCATGTCCCGCCGGGAACCCTCTGGGCCGGCTGTCCCGCCCGGCAGATCAAAGTCCTCACCCCTCAACAGCAGGAACGATTACAGGCCACCTGGCAGCATTACGTGAATCTGGGTGCCGCCAGCCTGCAACGTTTCGGTCGCGAGCATATCGACAAACTCACTCAGTAA
- a CDS encoding secondary thiamine-phosphate synthase enzyme YjbQ — MAWIQKQIRLPALPRGFHIVTREVLSEVPELAQIEVGLMHVFIMHTSASLSINENADPDVPVDLEMSFNRIAPESFPYVHTCEGPDDMPAHVKASMIGNSLTIPISGGRLCLGTWQGIYLCEHRNHGGSRRLVVTIQGE, encoded by the coding sequence ATGGCCTGGATACAGAAACAGATCCGCCTCCCCGCACTGCCACGCGGTTTTCATATCGTGACGCGGGAAGTCCTCAGTGAAGTTCCCGAACTGGCGCAGATCGAAGTGGGCTTGATGCACGTTTTCATCATGCATACCTCGGCTTCCCTGTCGATCAATGAGAATGCGGATCCGGATGTCCCCGTGGACCTGGAGATGTCTTTCAACAGGATCGCCCCGGAATCATTTCCCTACGTGCATACCTGTGAAGGCCCCGATGATATGCCGGCGCACGTCAAAGCCTCCATGATCGGGAATTCACTGACGATTCCCATCAGTGGCGGTCGACTTTGCCTGGGGACCTGGCAGGGAATTTATCTCTGTGAGCATCGGAACCACGGCGGCAGCCGCAGGCTGGTCGTGACGATTCAGGGCGAATAG